A stretch of DNA from Paenibacillus sp. FSL W8-0186:
GACCAGATTTGGGAGCTTGCTGGAGGCAAAATGTTCATTACCGAAGGCGGCTATGCCGACTATCAGGCTGAGCTGAATAAGCGGAAGCCTGCGGCAAACGGACAGTCCGCGCAGGCATACGAATTCAGCGCGGCGAGAGATTCCGCTCTCCCCAAATTGCCCGCTTCGGAAGCTTCCCCTAACGGAAAAATGCGAAACAAAGCAGAGCAGATCTCGGGGCAAGAGCACGATCCTTCTGCCTCTTCCGCCGCTAACCCTGCCACGCTCCGCAAAATGGAACAGGAGATATCCTCCATGGAGCAGAGGATTGCACAGATCGATGAGGCTATGCTTGATCCGGGCATCGGGAGCGACGCAGATAAGCTGAACGTTCTGCTGGAGGAGCGTGTTGAAATTCAGCGGACTCTCGATCCGCTCATTGATAAATATATTTCCCTTTTAGAAAAGTGATGGGGCTGTTATTTCAGCAAAATAAGGAGTGAATGTCCGATGAACCCGATATCCTTCCATCTTCAAATGGATGACCCTCGCCTGGCCGCCTTGTCTGAGGCCGATGACCGCATGGGGGCCTTGATCTCGTTGATCGGCGAGATCAAGACGGCGACGCAAGGCCCGCATTTCGCTGCCCTTGCCCGCTCGATCATCAGCCAGCAAATTTCCGTCAAGGCTGCGGCAACGATCCGGGGCAGGGTGCTGGAATTGGCTGGCGATCTCTCCCCGGACGCCTTATCGGCGGTAAATGACGAAGCCTTGCGGGGCGCGGGACTGTCCGCTTCCAAGGTGGCATATCTTCGCGACCTGTCCGGCAAAGTGCAATCGGGCGAAATCATACTGGAGCGCCTGCACGAAAAGAGCGACGATGCGGTCATTCAGGCGCTAACTTCAATTAAAGGCATCGGCAGATGGACGGCCGAGATGTTCCTGATCTTCGGGCTCGGCCGCGAGAATGTTGTATCTGTGGGGGATGCCGGGCTTCAGCGCGCCGCCAAATGGCTCTATGACCTGGAAGAGCGGGTGGACCGCAAGTATCTGCAGCAGGTCATGGATCTATGGAGCCCTTACGGTTCCATCGCCTCCCTTTATTTATGGGAAGCAATCAATATCGGACATGTAGACTCCGGCCAAACACTCAGCGAGCTTCTCTACAAATAAAATTGAATATTACACTCTGGAACGTTTTATAATTGTGGGATATTTTCCCATAATATATGATATATGAACATGGCCTATTTAAAACGCCGCAACTTGTTTATATATATATTTGAATATTTTCTAGAGTGGAGTTGAAGCTTTTGTTCGGAATTGGAGGGGTGAGCCGCGGGGCCAAGCTGTATTTAGCCGGTTTAATGGCCTTCGTTGGTATTGTTTCCTGTGTCGTTGTTTTGGCCTATAATGATTACTTTTTTCTTGGCGATCCGCTTAAGCCTAACAATGATGACGTCAAATATATTCAGACTTCCCGCCTTCTGCTGAATGAAGGCGTGCTTGCCTATAATACCGGAGACAAGCCGACGGCCTTCATCATGCCTGGCCTTCCGCTTATTCTGGCGGGATTCATGGCCCTGTTCGGTCAAGAGGAAGGCGGAGTCATCGCTTACCGGCTATATCAATGCATCCTGCAAGTGCTGTCGATCTATCTGATCTTCTGGCTGGGCAAGCGCATTTTTAACACGCGGACGGCTCTCGTTGCCTGTACGATCAGCGCGCTTTATTTGCCGGATTATTTCTCTTCTGGCGTCATTCTATCGGAAACGACCTTTAGAACGATCCTCCTGCTTCTGCTATGCGTGACCATCATCGCCCTGGAAAAAAATACGGCGCGTTATTATATCCTGATAGGAGCATTGACCGCTGCAGCGGCTTATTTCAAGCCCCATGCCTCCCTCTACCCTGCTGTATTTCTCGTTCTCTGGTGGAGGCACCGGCTCCCATGGCGTTCCATGCTGAAGTATGCCCTGCTCATGAGCGGGGTTTATATCCTTCTGCTCTCTCCCTGGTGGATCCGGAACTGGCTGACGTTCCATGAGTTTATCCTGTTCACGAATTCCGGGGGAAGCCCCTTCCTGCTTGGAACCCGAATCCATGGGCAGCTGCCGCCGGCAGGCTTCTTCGAGGCCTATCCGCAATACGACCCGGACACCTTGTTTCAGGGCGCTGACCGCATGGCGATTCAAAAGGGAATCCATATTATCAAATACGGCTTCCAGCATGAACCCTTGAAATATCTCTACTGGTTTACGGCGGGCCGATGGGTTGAGCTGTATTTTCATCCTTTCTACTCCCGCCCGATCTGGCCCGTAACAAGACCGGTGATGAATGTCATTCAAATCATCCTGATGATCATCAATATGCTCGGCATTTGCTGGGCTCTGCTTAAGCATCGCTGGGACAAGCTTCTCCCGCTCATTTTGGCACTTGGTTATTTCACCGTTATTTATATCCCCTTCGTTGCTTTTAACCGGTATGGCTATCCGAACATGATTCTGTTAATACTATTCGGGTCATATTTCGTAGAACAGCTTCTCGGGTACTTCAGCAAGCTTTATGACAATGGCTTAAGAAGGAGGACGGTGACCCCATGAAAACTCTCATTATCATCCCGGCATATAATGAGGAAGGCAGCATTGCCTCCGTAATCGCGGATATCCGCAGACATGTGCCGGAAACAGATATTGTCGTCATCAACGACGGTTCTACCGACCGGACGGAAGAGATCGCCAAGGCCAGCGGCGCCAGCGTCTTGACGATGCCTTACAATGTCGGAATTGGCGGCGGCATGCAGACCGGTTATATATATGCAAAAATGCAAGGATATGATGTGGCCGTGCAAATGGATGCCGACGGCCAGCATCCGGCGAAGGAGCTGCCTAAATTGATCGAACAGGCGTCCAGATACGATCTCGTGATCGGCTCCAGGTACGTGAAATCCACGTCATACCGCTCGCCGCATATGCGCCGCCTCGGCATGATCTTTTTCTCCCAGCTGGTCTCGCTCCTTACGAGACAGCGGTTCACGGATACGACCAGCGGTTTCCGGGCAGCCGGACGCAAAGTCATCAATTTGTATGCCAGCTATTATCCGATCGATTACCCTGAGGTGGAATCCCTCGTCTACCTTAAGCGCCATGGCTGCAAAATAACGGAGGTATCCACGGAAATGCAGCGGAGACAGGCAGGGCGATCCTCGATCACGCCCGCAAAGTCCGTCTACTATATGGTTAAAGTAACTCTCTCTGTCATTATGAGCGCAATGCGATATAATAGAACGGCGGTGATCAAATAGATGTTTATCAACATTCTATCAGTGTCGGTCGCGATTGCTTTTCTCGTCATCGTATTGGAACTCGTGCGAAGACAGAGGCTGAAAGAGCAGTATTCCCTGCTATGGATATTATTCAGCATCGTACTGCTCATCGTTTCATTGAACGTATCCTTGATGGAATGGATCGCGGACCAGCTTGGCGTAAAATACGCTCCGGCCGTCCTTTTCCTGTTCGGCCTGCTGTTCTGCTTTTCGCTCATACTTCATCTTACGATCGTCATTACCAAGCTGACGAGCCAGGTACTCCGCCTGAGTCAGGAATTGGCGATCTTAAAGGCTCGGGAGGCGCTTTATGGAAAAAACAATTAGTTATGTAATGCTCTTCGGCAACATTCTGCTGCTGGTCACGGGGCAGGTTCTCTTTAAGATCGGGCTGACGCGGTCAGGAGGACTCGTATGGAACAAGCTGCTTCTGTCCCCGATGATTCTCGGCGGCGTTGCACTTTATGGGCTGGCCACGATTCTGTGGTTTGCCGTCCTCACCCGCTTGCCGCTAAGTGTAGCCTATCCGATGCAAGCCTTCGCCTACGTTCTCGCAATTATACCTGCTTACTACCTGTTTGGCGAATCCATCTCGGCTGCTAAGCTGGCCGGCGTTGCCGTCATTCTGTTCGGCGTATACCTGCTGGCGAAATAACCGCATATCTGCAAACAAAAAAGACGCCCTTTGGCGTCTTTTTGAATAGATCAGTTTGAATGTGATCGACAGCAGCTTTCCTTAGTGGGAGAACGCTTTGGCATACGTTATATCATACCTCGGACAGAGCCTGTATCTTCCTGCGGACTTCGGCAATTGCCCGCATCAATTCCTCCCGTTCTCCGGGAGATTCCGGCTCCTCACGCGCCATCAGAACAGCCAGCTCCAGCCCCAGGCGCTCCCGTTCGTTGTCAGCCACTTGCCCGGCGGAATCCCGCCGGTTCACCCGATCCTTGGATTCATATTCCTCCACCGTACCCGGGAACCACTCCGGCTCCTTCCTCCCGTCCAGCAGCAGCAGCCGATTGCAGACCTTGCGGGCCAAATATCTGTCGTGTGTTACGATCATAAGCGCCCCTGGATATGAGCATAACGCTTCCTCAACAACTTCCCGTGTCTCGATGTCCAGATAATTGGTCGGCTCATCGAGGATGAGCAGATTGGACTGGCCGAAAAACAACCTCAGAAACGCTACCCGGCATTTCTCGCCCATGCTCAAATCGCCGATTTTCTTATACACCTCATCCCTGGAAAATAAAAAACAGCCCAGAATCGTCCTTGCATGCGATTCGGTCATATCCGGCAGCACCAGCAGGCTGTCCAGAATACTCATGCCCTCTTCCAGGTTATGCAGCTCCTGGGCAAAATAACCGATCTGAGCCTGCGGATGCAGGGCAACCGCGCCTGAAAACGGGGCAAGCTGACCCGTTACCAGCTTGAGCAGCGTAGACTTGCCCGTTCCGTTAGGCCCCAATACGCCGACCCGGTCCCCCCGTTCCACTTGAAGATTGAAGTGGCGGAACAGCAGATCCTGGCCGTAGCCGAAGCTAACATCGTTCATGCGCAGCAAGGTCGACGCCGCAAACGCTCCGTCCTGCAGGTTCATTCGAAGCTTTTTTGCCTCGCGGGGCTTCTCCACCCGATCCCGCTCCAGTCGCTCCAGCTCCTTCTGTTTCGCATGATAACGCGAAATATTCTTCTTCGCCTTCGCCTTGTAGAAGCTCGCCGTGATCGCCACATCCAAATTATCCGCGCGGGCAGCCCGGTGGGCCTGATGGAACCATTCCTGGTAGCGCCGGATGGATTGCTCCAGAGCCTGCTTCGCCTGCTCCTGCTTTTTGTACGTCGTCATTTGGGTGCGCCACTCGACCTCCTTCTGCTGCCGGTAATCGCTGTAGCCGCCTGCATAACACCGGCATCCATTGGCCTGCAGCTCCAGAATGGACGTAGCCGTCCGGTCCATGAATGTCCGGTCATGCGACACGTACAGGATCGTTCCTTCATAGGTGCGAACCCACTCTTCCAGGTCGTTCAGGGACTGGGTATCGAGATGGTTCGTCGGCTCATCCAGCAGGACGAACTTCGGCTCGCGAACCATCAGGGCAGCGAGCTGCGCTCTCGTCTTCTGCCCGCCGCTCAGCCGGTCAAACGGCAAATTCCACAGCTCCGGCGGCAGGTTCATTTGCCCCAGGCGCTTCTCTGCTTTGACCTCCCAATCATAGCCGCCAAGCTGCATATACCGCTCATAAATCAAACCGTATCGCTCCACGCTTGCCTCCGAGGCTTGACCGGATCCCATTTCGCTCTGCAATTGCTCCAGTTCTTTTTTCAGCTCATAGATTTCTCCGGATCGGGACTGCACGTATTCCAGCAGCGTTAATGGCGAATCGAGGTCGACCTGCTGCTCCATCCAGCCCCATTCTTCGAGCGGCAGCACCCTGTGGACACGCCCCTCCTCGAAGCTGATCTTACCCAGCAGGCCCTGCAGCAAAGTTGTCTTCCCGGAGCCGTTTCGGCCGAATAGCGCCACCCGCTCTCCGCTGCCTACTTCAAACGAGAGGTCTGTAAACAATGCCTCTCCATTCCATTCCTTCCTTAAACCCTTAACTGTTAAAACCATCGTCATTTCACATCATCCCCCGTTTCGCGAATATAGAACGCAAATAACCGTGGCCAGCGGCACACGGTCAGATACACATACAGCGAAATAGGGGTACAACCATAAGGAGAAACAGACTCAGACGCCAAAATAAGCGCTGGTTCAGCTATCCTTATGATCGTAGCAGTCTTTTTGAGTACAAAAAAAGAAGACCCTAAGTCGACACACGTATCCCTGACCGGCTCCCGATGTCACGAGAGCGCCGCTTGCCTGCTGACAAGTTGTCTTGTGGGAACGTGTTCTTACTCCATCGTCTAAGGGTCCTCCTGAATAGTTAAAATAATGGGTTGCTTCTTACTCTTTTATTATTACCATGAATTCCAATCGAGAGCAAGCCGCCTTTCCGGATTACCGGAATAAACGAATTTAGCGGGTTTACCCGACTTCGAGATCAAAGCCGCCTTTGGAGAATTGGCTGTTGTACAGATCGGCGTAGAATCCGCCTTGTGCCAGCAGTTCTTCATGGGTGCCCTGCTCGATGACCGAACCATGATTCATGACCAGAATCAAATCCGCATCCTTGATCGTCGACAAGCGGTGCGCAATGACAAAGCTCGTGCGCCCCTTCATCAGTTCATTCATCGCCTTCTGGATATAAATTTCCGTCCGCGTATCCACGCTGCTCGTCGCTTCATCCAGGATAAGAATCGCCGGATCGGCAAGAACAGCCCGCGCTATGGTCAGAAGCTGCTTCTGGCCTTGTGAGATATTGGAGGCTTCTTCGTTCAGAATCGTATCATACCCGTCCGGCAGCGTGCGGATGAAATGATCGGCATGCGCCGTCATCGCGGCCTGGATGATCTCCTCCTCCGTCGCTCCTTCACGCCCGTAGGCGATATTGTCGCGAATTGTGCCGTTGAACAGCCAGGTATCCTGAAGCACCATGCCGAATAGACTGCGCAGGTTCCCCCGGCTCATTTCCGTAATATCGACCCCGTCGATCGTAATCGAGCCGCCGTTCAATTCATAGAAACGCATCAGCAGATTGATTAGGGTCGTCTTCCCGGCCCCCGTAGGGCCCACGATGGCGATCGTCTGACCTTTCGAGGCATGTATATTCATATCTTCGATCAGTATCGCTTGATCCTGGTAGCCAAACCGAACATGATTGAAGGAAACCTCTCCTTGCGGCTCTTCAATTTTAACGGGGTGAGCCGGATCTGGAATTTCCTCGGCTTCGTCCAGCACCTCGAATACACGTTCCGAGGAAGCCACAGTGGATTGAATGATATTGGCAATGTTAGCCGTTTGCGAGATCGGCTGGGACAGCTGTCTCGTATACTGAATGAACGCCTGAATGTCGCCGATCTTAATTTTTCCCTTCAGGACAAGAATGCCGCCTACCACGGCAACCAGCACGTAACCGATATTGCCAATGAAGCTCATGATCGGCATGATCACGCCAGAAATGAATTGCGCCTTCCAGCCCGCGTCATACAGGCGCTCGTTGATCTCATCGAATTGCTGCAGCGATTTTTGCTCGCGGCCGAACACTTTGACCACCTTGTGGCCAGTGTACATTTCCTCCACATGACCGTTCAGCATGCCAAGCTCCTTCTGCTGGCGGACAAACTGGCGCTGGGAACGCTTGGCGATCGAGGTGATCGCCACGATGCTCAGCGGGATCGTCAATACCGCGATCAACGTCATTAACGGACTGATCGAGAGCATCATCACGATAACCCCGATGATGGTCAGAACCGATGAAATCAGCTGGGTCATGCTCTGCTGCAGGGTGGAGCTGATATTGTCCATATCGTTCGTCACCCGGCTGAGAATTTCCCCATGCGTTCTGGCGTCATAATATTTGAGCGGCAGACGCGACAGCTTGTCGTTCACTTGCTTCCGCAAATTGTAGACCGTCTTCTGCGAGACATCCGCCATTAAATACTGCTGGAAGTAGCTGAATAGAGCACTCAATAAGTACAGTCCAAGCAAAGTAAGAATAATTCTTCCGATGGCATCGAAGTCGATAGCCGCCCCCGGAATCCCATTCATTTTCCCCATGATTCCTTCGAATAGTATAGTCGTCGCATCCCCCATAACCCTCGGGCTAAGAATGGCGAATACCGTACTAAGGACAGCCATGAGGACCACGGAACCAATCTGCAGCCGGAACGGACGCATATAAGTTATAAGGCGTCTGAGCGTGCCTTTGAAATCCTTTGCCTTTTCGGCCGGCACTCCCATTCCGGGCGGGCCGCCATGCCCCCGGCCTCCGCCGAAGCCGCCTGGTCTTTTTGCGCTTTGTTTTTGGCTCTGGCTCATGCGATCTCCTCCTCTGACAGCTGGGACAAGACGATTTCCCGGTACACCTCGCAGGTGTCCATCAATTCCTGATGCTTGCCGATCCCCGCGATTCGGCTCTCGTCCATCACGATGATCTGATCGGCATCCAGGACGGTACTTACCCGCTGAGCGACGATAATGACGGTGGATTCCCCGGTCTCCTGCTTGAGCGCTGCGCGCAGCTTGGAATCCGTCTTGAAATCAAGCGCCGAGAAGCTGTCGTCGAAAATATATATTTCCGCCTGGCGTACCAATGCCCGGGCAATGGAGAGACGCTGCTTCTGACCGCCGGAGACGTTGGAGCCGCCCTGCGCGATTGGGGAGTCATACCCTTGCTCCATCTTAGAGATGAAGTCGGCCGCTTGGGCAATTTCCGCCGCATGCCGCACCTCCTCATCGCTGGCATCCTCTTTCCCGTATCGGATATTGTCGCTGATCGTGCCTGTGAACAGTACGGCTTTCTGCGGAACGAAACCGATCTTCGAGCGCAGCTCATGCTGGGACATGTCCCTGACATCGGTGCCGTTCACCAGTACGCAGCCTTCCTCCACGTCATAAAACCTCGGAATGAGATTAATCAGCGTAGATTTGCCGGAGCCTGTACCGCCGATGATCGCCGTCACCTCGCCGGGACGGGCCGCAAAGCTGATATCCTGGATTGCCGGCTTCTCGGCGCCAGGGTAGCTAAACGACACGTTCTGGAACTCGACGTGGCCTTTTTGCCCATTCACGGGCGCCGGCGCATCCGTATCCTTGATGACCGGAGCCATATCCAGCACTTCATTGATCCGGACAGCCGAAGCCGACGCGCGCGGAATCATTACGAACATCATCGACACCATTACAAGCGAGAACATAATTTGCATCGCATACTGCAGGAACGCCATCAGATCCCCAACCTGCATCATTTCCGCTTCGATCCGAAGCCCGCCGAACCAAATGATCGCGACCGATGACAGATTCATCACCAGCATCATGACCGGCATCATGAAAGCCATAATTTTATTGACTTTGATCGAGATATCCGTCAAGTCATAGTTCGCTTGGTCAAAGCGCATTTTCTCATGCTGAACCCGGTTAAAGGAACGGATGACGCGGATTCCCGTCAAATTCTCCCGCATGACCAGATTCAATTTGTCGATCTTCTTCTGGATCGCCTTGAACAGCGGAATGCCCTTTCGGGCAATTAGAAAAATAGCCAGCGCCAGCACGGGCAGAACTACCACGAAAATGAACGACAGCGTGGGGTCCTTCGAGACGGCCATAATGATTCCGCCTATACAGAGCATCGGCGCCATGACCATCATCCGCAAAATCATGATCAGCACCTGCTGCACTTGCGTAATGTCGTTCGTTGTACGCGTAATCAGTGACGCCGTGCCGAGCTTGTCGAACTCCTCCAGGGAGAAATTCTCGACATGGTTAAACACCTTCCCCCGCAGCAGCTTTCCGAATCCTGTCGCCGCCCGGGAGGCA
This window harbors:
- a CDS encoding DUF2304 domain-containing protein, producing MFINILSVSVAIAFLVIVLELVRRQRLKEQYSLLWILFSIVLLIVSLNVSLMEWIADQLGVKYAPAVLFLFGLLFCFSLILHLTIVITKLTSQVLRLSQELAILKAREALYGKNN
- a CDS encoding DNA-3-methyladenine glycosylase 2 family protein, which translates into the protein MNPISFHLQMDDPRLAALSEADDRMGALISLIGEIKTATQGPHFAALARSIISQQISVKAAATIRGRVLELAGDLSPDALSAVNDEALRGAGLSASKVAYLRDLSGKVQSGEIILERLHEKSDDAVIQALTSIKGIGRWTAEMFLIFGLGRENVVSVGDAGLQRAAKWLYDLEERVDRKYLQQVMDLWSPYGSIASLYLWEAINIGHVDSGQTLSELLYK
- a CDS encoding glycosyltransferase family 2 protein; this translates as MKTLIIIPAYNEEGSIASVIADIRRHVPETDIVVINDGSTDRTEEIAKASGASVLTMPYNVGIGGGMQTGYIYAKMQGYDVAVQMDADGQHPAKELPKLIEQASRYDLVIGSRYVKSTSYRSPHMRRLGMIFFSQLVSLLTRQRFTDTTSGFRAAGRKVINLYASYYPIDYPEVESLVYLKRHGCKITEVSTEMQRRQAGRSSITPAKSVYYMVKVTLSVIMSAMRYNRTAVIK
- a CDS encoding ABC transporter ATP-binding protein — its product is MTKLFRFLKPFRLPVLAVLVLVFFQSLSELYLPTLMADIVDIGVVNGDTPYIWKVGSFMLLVALGGMLCSIAASYFASRAATGFGKLLRGKVFNHVENFSLEEFDKLGTASLITRTTNDITQVQQVLIMILRMMVMAPMLCIGGIIMAVSKDPTLSFIFVVVLPVLALAIFLIARKGIPLFKAIQKKIDKLNLVMRENLTGIRVIRSFNRVQHEKMRFDQANYDLTDISIKVNKIMAFMMPVMMLVMNLSSVAIIWFGGLRIEAEMMQVGDLMAFLQYAMQIMFSLVMVSMMFVMIPRASASAVRINEVLDMAPVIKDTDAPAPVNGQKGHVEFQNVSFSYPGAEKPAIQDISFAARPGEVTAIIGGTGSGKSTLINLIPRFYDVEEGCVLVNGTDVRDMSQHELRSKIGFVPQKAVLFTGTISDNIRYGKEDASDEEVRHAAEIAQAADFISKMEQGYDSPIAQGGSNVSGGQKQRLSIARALVRQAEIYIFDDSFSALDFKTDSKLRAALKQETGESTVIIVAQRVSTVLDADQIIVMDESRIAGIGKHQELMDTCEVYREIVLSQLSEEEIA
- a CDS encoding ABC transporter ATP-binding protein → MSQSQKQSAKRPGGFGGGRGHGGPPGMGVPAEKAKDFKGTLRRLITYMRPFRLQIGSVVLMAVLSTVFAILSPRVMGDATTILFEGIMGKMNGIPGAAIDFDAIGRIILTLLGLYLLSALFSYFQQYLMADVSQKTVYNLRKQVNDKLSRLPLKYYDARTHGEILSRVTNDMDNISSTLQQSMTQLISSVLTIIGVIVMMLSISPLMTLIAVLTIPLSIVAITSIAKRSQRQFVRQQKELGMLNGHVEEMYTGHKVVKVFGREQKSLQQFDEINERLYDAGWKAQFISGVIMPIMSFIGNIGYVLVAVVGGILVLKGKIKIGDIQAFIQYTRQLSQPISQTANIANIIQSTVASSERVFEVLDEAEEIPDPAHPVKIEEPQGEVSFNHVRFGYQDQAILIEDMNIHASKGQTIAIVGPTGAGKTTLINLLMRFYELNGGSITIDGVDITEMSRGNLRSLFGMVLQDTWLFNGTIRDNIAYGREGATEEEIIQAAMTAHADHFIRTLPDGYDTILNEEASNISQGQKQLLTIARAVLADPAILILDEATSSVDTRTEIYIQKAMNELMKGRTSFVIAHRLSTIKDADLILVMNHGSVIEQGTHEELLAQGGFYADLYNSQFSKGGFDLEVG
- the abc-f gene encoding ABC-F type ribosomal protection protein; this translates as MTMVLTVKGLRKEWNGEALFTDLSFEVGSGERVALFGRNGSGKTTLLQGLLGKISFEEGRVHRVLPLEEWGWMEQQVDLDSPLTLLEYVQSRSGEIYELKKELEQLQSEMGSGQASEASVERYGLIYERYMQLGGYDWEVKAEKRLGQMNLPPELWNLPFDRLSGGQKTRAQLAALMVREPKFVLLDEPTNHLDTQSLNDLEEWVRTYEGTILYVSHDRTFMDRTATSILELQANGCRCYAGGYSDYRQQKEVEWRTQMTTYKKQEQAKQALEQSIRRYQEWFHQAHRAARADNLDVAITASFYKAKAKKNISRYHAKQKELERLERDRVEKPREAKKLRMNLQDGAFAASTLLRMNDVSFGYGQDLLFRHFNLQVERGDRVGVLGPNGTGKSTLLKLVTGQLAPFSGAVALHPQAQIGYFAQELHNLEEGMSILDSLLVLPDMTESHARTILGCFLFSRDEVYKKIGDLSMGEKCRVAFLRLFFGQSNLLILDEPTNYLDIETREVVEEALCSYPGALMIVTHDRYLARKVCNRLLLLDGRKEPEWFPGTVEEYESKDRVNRRDSAGQVADNERERLGLELAVLMAREEPESPGEREELMRAIAEVRRKIQALSEV
- a CDS encoding glycosyltransferase family 39 protein; its protein translation is MFGIGGVSRGAKLYLAGLMAFVGIVSCVVVLAYNDYFFLGDPLKPNNDDVKYIQTSRLLLNEGVLAYNTGDKPTAFIMPGLPLILAGFMALFGQEEGGVIAYRLYQCILQVLSIYLIFWLGKRIFNTRTALVACTISALYLPDYFSSGVILSETTFRTILLLLLCVTIIALEKNTARYYILIGALTAAAAYFKPHASLYPAVFLVLWWRHRLPWRSMLKYALLMSGVYILLLSPWWIRNWLTFHEFILFTNSGGSPFLLGTRIHGQLPPAGFFEAYPQYDPDTLFQGADRMAIQKGIHIIKYGFQHEPLKYLYWFTAGRWVELYFHPFYSRPIWPVTRPVMNVIQIILMIINMLGICWALLKHRWDKLLPLILALGYFTVIYIPFVAFNRYGYPNMILLILFGSYFVEQLLGYFSKLYDNGLRRRTVTP
- a CDS encoding EamA family transporter — encoded protein: MEKTISYVMLFGNILLLVTGQVLFKIGLTRSGGLVWNKLLLSPMILGGVALYGLATILWFAVLTRLPLSVAYPMQAFAYVLAIIPAYYLFGESISAAKLAGVAVILFGVYLLAK